One window of the Asticcacaulis sp. SL142 genome contains the following:
- a CDS encoding pirin family protein, with the protein MSPGDYGKIVKPFVFLDLFSPEAHAVGDMPLHPHSGLATITVLTEGDLRFDDPVSGSGTLSYGGVEWMRAGNGVWHGKEMSPGTAARIKGFQLWIALPPELENGAVDSQYLEAPAMPVTGPATVIMGEYDGAKSPVRSPDGINYLLVTLKPGQSWIYTPPEGHDVAWLAVSHGALMGSVPVEAGEMAVLEGSGPVVLDGSSEGATFVIGSAVPHPFDLVTGYYSVHTSKVALIKGEAHIEELRARLPTQNPTGPTPVFRG; encoded by the coding sequence ATGAGCCCAGGCGATTATGGCAAAATCGTCAAGCCGTTCGTGTTCCTGGATCTGTTCTCACCCGAAGCCCACGCCGTCGGCGACATGCCGTTGCACCCTCACTCAGGTCTGGCGACCATTACGGTCCTCACCGAAGGTGATTTGCGCTTCGATGATCCGGTGTCTGGTTCCGGCACGCTGTCATACGGCGGCGTCGAATGGATGCGCGCCGGTAATGGCGTCTGGCATGGCAAGGAAATGTCCCCCGGCACAGCGGCACGCATCAAAGGCTTTCAGCTTTGGATCGCGTTACCGCCTGAGTTGGAGAATGGGGCCGTCGACAGCCAATATCTTGAGGCGCCGGCCATGCCGGTAACCGGGCCCGCGACGGTCATTATGGGGGAATACGATGGGGCGAAAAGCCCAGTACGTTCTCCCGACGGCATCAACTATCTCCTGGTAACGCTCAAACCCGGTCAGTCCTGGATTTATACGCCCCCCGAAGGACATGATGTGGCGTGGTTGGCCGTCAGCCACGGCGCTCTGATGGGCTCTGTGCCGGTGGAAGCTGGCGAAATGGCCGTTCTTGAAGGCTCAGGCCCAGTCGTATTGGATGGGTCGTCTGAGGGAGCCACCTTCGTCATCGGCTCAGCGGTGCCTCATCCGTTCGATCTGGTGACCGGTTATTACTCAGTCCACACCAGTAAGGTGGCCCTGATCAAAGGCGAAGCACACATCGAAGAACTTCGCGCCCGGCTCCCTACGCAAAACCCTACGGGACCGACGCCTGTTTTCAGAGGTTAA
- a CDS encoding alkene reductase translates to MTSVWNPITIGMLTLKHRFALAPMTRGRAQIDGTPSPLAAEYYGQRASLGLLITEGTQPSADGQGYIGSPGIYTDAHVIGWRKVTDAVHEGGGHVFIQLMHVGRQSHPDNTPHHRQPVAPSAVRPGVQMFTLSGMQDIPEPRALSTEEVQSTVQDFRLAARKAIEAGADGVEIHGANGYLVHQFLAENANLRTDAYGGSIENRGRFALEVAQAIADEIGPERTAIRLSPGAPLGGIVEGSDSAELYRYLTRELAKLNLAYLHIMHFGDDALLADIRTLWSGPVLVVRLGRTRETLLDDLNSGLADLVPIGRWALANPDFVERYRTGAAFNPDDPATYYAGGAVGYTDYPFLANATA, encoded by the coding sequence ATGACTTCCGTTTGGAACCCTATCACGATCGGCATGCTCACGCTTAAACATCGGTTTGCTCTGGCACCCATGACCAGAGGGCGCGCACAAATTGACGGCACGCCTAGCCCTCTGGCGGCAGAATATTATGGTCAAAGAGCCAGTCTGGGCTTGTTGATTACGGAGGGCACCCAACCTTCTGCTGACGGCCAGGGCTATATCGGATCACCCGGCATCTATACCGATGCGCATGTCATCGGTTGGCGCAAAGTCACTGATGCCGTCCACGAGGGCGGCGGGCATGTGTTCATCCAACTCATGCACGTTGGCCGTCAGTCTCACCCTGATAATACGCCTCATCATCGTCAGCCCGTAGCCCCTTCGGCGGTCAGACCGGGCGTTCAGATGTTCACCCTTTCGGGTATGCAGGACATTCCTGAGCCTCGTGCGCTGAGCACAGAGGAAGTCCAATCCACTGTCCAGGATTTTCGTCTGGCCGCGAGGAAGGCTATCGAAGCCGGGGCTGACGGGGTCGAAATCCATGGAGCCAACGGCTACCTGGTGCATCAGTTTCTCGCAGAAAATGCCAATCTGCGCACTGACGCCTACGGCGGATCAATTGAAAACCGTGGCCGCTTTGCTCTCGAGGTCGCCCAGGCTATAGCCGACGAGATCGGGCCTGAGCGCACCGCCATCCGACTGTCACCCGGTGCTCCACTTGGCGGCATTGTCGAGGGATCTGACAGCGCAGAGCTTTATCGTTATCTCACCCGTGAGTTGGCCAAGCTCAATCTGGCCTATCTGCATATCATGCACTTTGGAGACGATGCTTTATTGGCGGATATTCGCACCCTGTGGTCAGGCCCGGTGCTGGTGGTCCGGCTGGGTCGAACCCGTGAGACACTGCTTGACGACCTTAACAGCGGCCTCGCCGATCTGGTTCCCATTGGCCGCTGGGCCTTGGCCAATCCTGATTTCGTTGAGCGCTATCGCACCGGCGCCGCCTTTAACCCGGACGACCCAGCGACCTACTATGCGGGCGGTGCTGTTGGCTATACCGACTACCCTTTTTTGGCGAACGCAACCGCCTGA
- a CDS encoding NADPH-dependent F420 reductase, whose protein sequence is MSIGIIGSGALGSNLARALAKAGIAATISNSRGPASLAAFIKEVGPSIKAGTVEEAASADIVVVAVRWTDAERVLKALPAWNGRIVIDGTNPVEFIDPNSPDASDPTNPLAAWGIKAVDLGDKYSSEIIRDFVPGARVVKAFNHLDVNVLNEPEVSGGQRVLFYSGDDAAAKAEVRALIEATGFFAVDLGTLDVGGRLATLPFGALSAISFIKI, encoded by the coding sequence ATGAGCATTGGCATCATCGGTTCGGGCGCACTGGGTTCCAACCTGGCACGGGCACTTGCAAAAGCCGGGATCGCGGCGACCATTTCCAACAGCCGTGGCCCGGCCTCGCTGGCCGCCTTTATTAAAGAAGTCGGCCCTTCTATCAAGGCCGGTACCGTTGAAGAGGCCGCCAGCGCCGACATCGTCGTGGTCGCGGTTCGCTGGACGGACGCTGAGCGCGTACTGAAGGCCCTCCCCGCCTGGAATGGCCGCATTGTCATTGACGGCACTAATCCGGTCGAGTTCATCGATCCCAATTCGCCGGATGCGAGCGATCCCACAAACCCTTTGGCTGCCTGGGGCATCAAGGCCGTCGACTTGGGTGACAAATATTCTAGCGAAATCATCCGCGACTTCGTTCCTGGGGCTCGCGTGGTAAAGGCGTTCAATCACCTCGACGTAAATGTGCTGAATGAACCTGAAGTGTCCGGTGGACAACGCGTCCTGTTCTACTCTGGCGATGACGCCGCAGCCAAGGCGGAAGTCCGCGCCTTAATCGAGGCCACGGGCTTCTTCGCTGTCGACCTTGGGACACTGGATGTTGGCGGTCGGCTCGCAACCCTGCCCTTCGGCGCGCTCTCGGCGATCAGCTTCATCAAGATCTAA
- a CDS encoding Rrf2 family transcriptional regulator, with the protein MPTSTRFAVAIHTLTAMAVSEGKPLRSEDIAYSANTGAVVIRGILSRLSEAGLTRSQLGAGGGALLAKPAEHIRLLDVYAAVEDTEFFSLHRTPPCENCAVGGNIIAAMQPSLDRARKALEDELSKVTIADIAAEVARLGRFSIPLLW; encoded by the coding sequence ATGCCCACCAGCACACGATTTGCCGTCGCTATCCACACTCTGACCGCCATGGCGGTCAGTGAGGGTAAACCGTTGCGCTCAGAAGACATCGCCTATTCGGCCAATACCGGTGCCGTGGTGATCCGTGGGATTTTATCACGCTTGAGTGAGGCCGGATTGACACGCTCGCAACTGGGCGCAGGCGGCGGTGCTCTGCTGGCCAAACCCGCCGAGCATATCCGGTTACTTGACGTTTATGCGGCGGTTGAAGACACTGAGTTTTTTTCCCTTCACCGCACCCCCCCATGTGAGAACTGCGCCGTAGGCGGGAATATTATCGCCGCTATGCAGCCATCGCTCGATCGCGCCCGTAAAGCGCTGGAAGACGAACTCTCTAAAGTGACCATTGCTGACATTGCGGCAGAGGTTGCACGCCTTGGCAGGTTCTCCATCCCCCTCCTCTGGTAG
- a CDS encoding LysR family transcriptional regulator — protein MMITIGQTDRNLTMLDGVSLDQLRTFVAAADEGSFSAASRLLKRTQSAVSETIANLESQLGVALFDRSGKYPKLTSAGGVLLSDAREIVNGADCMKAHAKGMAGGLEAELTAVIDVFFPIEVIADVAEEFRVQFPATRLRIYVEALGSTIQPILDGRASFALVGSLPTLPSGLMSERMTTVSFVMVASANHPLAAHNGSIPRDVLSQHVQLVLTDRSELTAGLNFGVVSRLTWRLADLFAKHAFLIRGLGWGAMPLHAVAKDIEAGRLVQLKIDGVPTHELKLPMSAVYRTAEPPGPAGRWMIDRLKGCSEDVPH, from the coding sequence ATGATGATAACCATCGGTCAGACCGATAGGAACCTAACCATGCTTGATGGCGTATCTTTGGATCAGTTGCGTACGTTCGTTGCCGCCGCCGATGAGGGCAGCTTCTCAGCCGCGTCGCGCCTACTGAAGCGCACTCAATCCGCTGTCAGCGAAACTATTGCCAACCTCGAAAGCCAGCTTGGCGTCGCCCTTTTTGATCGTTCGGGAAAATATCCAAAGCTAACGTCAGCCGGCGGCGTTCTTCTCTCCGATGCCCGCGAGATCGTCAACGGCGCCGACTGTATGAAGGCACATGCCAAAGGCATGGCCGGCGGGTTAGAGGCGGAGCTGACAGCGGTCATTGACGTCTTTTTTCCGATCGAAGTCATCGCCGATGTTGCCGAAGAATTCCGAGTGCAATTCCCCGCAACGCGCTTACGCATATACGTTGAAGCACTGGGTAGCACCATACAACCCATCCTCGACGGGCGCGCCAGTTTTGCGCTGGTCGGATCGTTACCCACCCTGCCGTCAGGGCTTATGTCCGAGCGCATGACAACCGTCTCGTTTGTGATGGTAGCCAGTGCCAATCATCCCCTTGCCGCGCACAATGGCTCAATACCCAGGGACGTCTTATCTCAGCATGTTCAACTGGTACTCACGGATCGGTCTGAGTTAACCGCAGGCCTGAATTTCGGGGTTGTTTCGCGGTTAACCTGGAGGCTGGCAGACCTGTTCGCGAAACACGCCTTCCTGATTCGCGGTCTCGGCTGGGGGGCCATGCCCCTGCACGCTGTGGCCAAGGACATAGAGGCGGGACGCCTCGTCCAGCTCAAGATTGATGGCGTTCCCACCCATGAATTAAAACTGCCGATGTCGGCCGTTTACCGCACGGCGGAACCTCCCGGCCCCGCAGGGCGCTGGATGATCGATCGGCTCAAAGGCTGCTCGGAAGACGTCCCGCACTGA
- a CDS encoding SDR family NAD(P)-dependent oxidoreductase: MTDIVTHRNRIAVVTGAGRGIGAAMALEFARRGAKVVAVDLKDPSVTVQTIGPNAIGVAADVSDPLGWAAIDMAAKEAFGDVDIVVNNAAYYPNHAIDDLDFETWRRTMSVNLDAQFLSAKQFVPGMRRKKWGRFVGISSNSIGLTVPGMSHYMASKMGIMGFMRGLANDVADDGITCNAVLPGLTHTVATEAQGEEQRRATWQTQAIKRFAEPEDIVGPVMFLTTDDAAFMTGQALVVDGGQYRVG; the protein is encoded by the coding sequence ATGACCGACATTGTCACCCATCGCAACCGCATCGCCGTCGTCACGGGGGCAGGCCGGGGTATTGGCGCAGCGATGGCTTTAGAATTTGCCCGCAGGGGCGCTAAGGTCGTCGCTGTCGATCTTAAGGACCCGTCTGTCACGGTTCAGACCATCGGGCCAAATGCCATCGGTGTTGCCGCCGATGTGTCCGATCCACTTGGATGGGCAGCGATTGATATGGCCGCCAAAGAGGCTTTTGGCGACGTGGATATCGTCGTCAACAACGCGGCCTACTACCCCAATCATGCCATCGACGATCTCGATTTCGAGACCTGGCGGCGAACCATGTCGGTGAACCTCGACGCTCAATTTCTAAGTGCCAAGCAATTTGTCCCCGGCATGCGTCGTAAAAAATGGGGTCGCTTTGTCGGAATTTCCTCGAACTCTATCGGTTTAACGGTTCCCGGCATGAGCCATTATATGGCTTCTAAAATGGGCATCATGGGCTTCATGCGCGGGCTCGCCAATGATGTGGCCGACGACGGGATCACCTGCAATGCCGTCCTCCCAGGCCTGACCCATACCGTGGCCACTGAAGCCCAGGGCGAAGAGCAAAGGCGGGCGACCTGGCAGACACAAGCGATCAAACGTTTCGCTGAGCCGGAAGACATTGTGGGCCCGGTTATGTTCCTCACCACAGATGATGCGGCCTTTATGACGGGCCAGGCCCTCGTGGTTGACGGCGGCCAATACCGGGTCGGGTAA
- a CDS encoding SDR family NAD(P)-dependent oxidoreductase, which produces MDRLKDKVCIVTGSSGSIGRSAALRFAEEGALVVGCGMNALTSQETVELVRARGGQMVSLHPLDLTTMANCQALVDFAIKSFGRIDVLFNNAAMAHFNWIEDITEEEWRRNTREEVDLVFFLTKCAWPHLKTSGGTIVNTASLTGWRVFKTLGGLAHATAKMGIVGMTKQLAMEGREYGMRANSISPGVIETSQTQEQLKDKEWADYMLGKTLVGRLGKPEEVANVALFLASDESSFVTGIDIKVDGGMAVW; this is translated from the coding sequence ATGGATAGATTGAAGGACAAGGTGTGCATCGTCACGGGATCCAGCGGCAGCATTGGACGTTCGGCGGCTTTGCGGTTCGCCGAAGAAGGGGCGCTGGTCGTGGGCTGTGGTATGAACGCCCTGACGTCGCAGGAGACGGTTGAACTGGTTCGGGCCAGGGGCGGACAGATGGTGTCCTTGCATCCGCTCGACCTGACAACCATGGCCAATTGTCAGGCGCTTGTCGATTTCGCCATTAAGAGTTTTGGTCGGATAGATGTGCTGTTCAACAACGCGGCTATGGCGCATTTCAACTGGATCGAAGACATTACCGAGGAAGAATGGCGGCGCAACACGCGTGAGGAGGTGGACCTCGTTTTCTTCCTGACGAAGTGTGCCTGGCCGCATTTGAAGACAAGTGGTGGAACCATCGTCAATACGGCATCGCTCACCGGGTGGCGGGTCTTTAAGACCCTGGGCGGTCTGGCCCACGCAACGGCCAAGATGGGTATTGTCGGGATGACGAAACAACTGGCAATGGAGGGCCGCGAATACGGGATGCGGGCAAATTCCATATCGCCGGGCGTGATCGAAACCAGTCAGACGCAGGAACAGCTCAAGGATAAGGAATGGGCTGACTATATGCTCGGTAAGACTCTTGTGGGGCGCTTGGGCAAACCTGAAGAAGTTGCGAACGTCGCGCTGTTTTTGGCCTCAGACGAAAGTTCGTTTGTCACCGGCATCGATATCAAGGTCGATGGCGGCATGGCGGTTTGGTAA
- a CDS encoding SDR family NAD(P)-dependent oxidoreductase, which yields MTPRIGKIALVTGGSRGLGRSTTLALAKVGIDTVFTYHTQAAQAAEVVREVERLGAHAVALPLDVSDVASFAHFTDRLREILRFTWSRTHLDILVNNAGIGLTGPIESVSEDMFDRLMSVHLKGVFFLTQAVLPVLADGGRIVNLSTGLTRFALPGYAAYAMMKGGIEVFTRYLAKELGPRGISVNTVAPGAIETDFGGGVVRDNIALNKIIASQTALGRVGLPDDIGPVIAALVSDDNRWINAQRIEASGGMFL from the coding sequence GTGACGCCTCGTATTGGTAAGATCGCCTTGGTCACCGGTGGGAGCCGGGGCCTTGGTCGCAGCACAACCCTGGCTCTGGCAAAGGTCGGCATCGACACCGTGTTCACCTATCACACTCAGGCGGCGCAGGCTGCCGAGGTTGTGCGTGAGGTTGAACGCCTCGGTGCCCATGCCGTCGCCCTGCCGCTTGATGTGAGCGACGTGGCGTCTTTTGCGCATTTCACCGACCGACTTCGAGAAATCCTACGGTTCACATGGTCCCGCACCCACCTGGATATTTTGGTGAACAATGCCGGTATCGGTCTTACGGGGCCAATTGAGAGCGTTAGCGAAGACATGTTCGACCGTCTCATGAGCGTTCACCTGAAAGGCGTGTTCTTTCTGACGCAGGCGGTTTTGCCCGTTCTTGCCGACGGCGGACGTATCGTCAATCTGTCGACAGGCTTAACCCGTTTTGCGCTGCCCGGGTATGCGGCATACGCCATGATGAAGGGCGGCATCGAAGTGTTCACCCGTTATCTCGCAAAGGAACTAGGACCTAGAGGGATCAGCGTTAATACCGTAGCACCAGGTGCCATTGAAACGGACTTCGGTGGGGGTGTGGTGCGCGATAATATAGCGCTGAACAAGATCATCGCCAGTCAGACGGCGCTTGGTCGTGTGGGCTTACCCGACGACATTGGCCCGGTGATTGCCGCCTTGGTGTCTGATGATAATCGCTGGATCAATGCGCAACGCATCGAAGCGTCTGGCGGTATGTTCTTATAA